A segment of the Candidatus Kaelpia aquatica genome:
AACTCGCGCTTTAATTCCCCTCGCGGCAATATATACACGTAAGAATAAATTGTTTCGTGTGAAATACGCATATTCATACCATTAGGATACAAGAGAACTATTCTTTTAGCAATCTGTTCTGGGGACCATTTCTTGGATAAATAAAACAGTACAATTTTGCGCAATGCACGATTGTTATCCAACTTACGATTCTTATGTCGTTGATGAAGAATTTTGTTACTGCGGCCTTGTGCGAAAAATGCCCGATAAAATTTACGATTAACAACGCTTTTATTTATCTCTCGGGTTATGGTGCTTGGAGATCTATGGAGATTTTTAGCTACTTCCCTGAGGCTCTTTCCTGATGCAACTTGTCGAGAAATTTCTTCTCGTTCAAAACATTTAAGTCTTTGATATTTTGCCATTAGCAACTCCTTTCCCTGCTATTATAGCAGTTCAAAGTGTTGCACTAGACCCTTGAACCTAATTTATATATCAGTAAGTTATTTAAAATAAACATGTTACGTATAGTTCGGTGAAAGGGCAGAGGCAGTCCTTACAACGAGGAGGTCGGAGGTTCAATCCCTCTCTCGCCCATTTTATATCAACGACTTACAACAACTGGCTTTCTGCCGTGTTGCAAAAACAGCAGCAGTTTAATGTTTTATATTAATTTAAGATTTTATTTAATCCATATAAGAGGTAAAATAATTAAATAAGGTACATAAAAACAATGTGGTGATATGAGTAAAATAACTACTGTAAAATGGTTGATTGATCCGCATACGGAAGCTAAGCATGCTATATTGAAAAAATATCTTGCTGCTTGGTTCCCAATTATTACACGATTTTCTAAAAGAGTGATTGTAGTAGATGGATTTGCAGGTCCAGGAGAATATAGCAATGGACAAGATGGCTCTCCAATAATTGCTATAAATACATTTTTAGAGCATAAAGCAGAAATGAAATCTGAAGTTATATTTTATTTTATCGAAAAGAATAAAGATAGATGTGAGCATCTCAAAAAGAAGCTTTTGGGTCATTCACATTTGATGCCTTCAAATATGAAATATAATATAGATTGTTCAGAGTT
Coding sequences within it:
- a CDS encoding helix-turn-helix domain-containing protein, whose product is MAKYQRLKCFEREEISRQVASGKSLREVAKNLHRSPSTITREINKSVVNRKFYRAFFAQGRSNKILHQRHKNRKLDNNRALRKIVLFYLSKKWSPEQIAKRIVLLYPNGMNMRISHETIYSYVYILPRGELKRE